A genomic region of Candidatus Ryanbacteria bacterium CG10_big_fil_rev_8_21_14_0_10_43_42 contains the following coding sequences:
- a CDS encoding peptidase M13, translating into MNHIDKEDFDESVSPGDDFFQYVNGGWLESTEIPPAESTWGTFYILRDQSNAQLREIAEDLLEDNNREKGSNEQKIRDFYKTGMDMSTRNEHGIKAIQEELYRTNVDTKEDVIQTLARFHTLGIGALWMPYIESDDKNVDVMIFRLHQAGIGLPDREYYLAKDSEREQIRQKYVSHIVRIFLLIGKNEEEARKGADSVYAIEHALAEVSMTRTKLRDIAAQHNKMTRENLAISYPAIPWAAYFSAVNLPDTEQEIIVDQPEFFTAIEKLLQTLSFEDWRLYLTWCLVHAAAPFLSEEFINENFAFYGRVLGGAKELRPLWKRVITVLDGVLGECIGQEYVKRYFSKTAKERINELVDNLILAYEDRIKNLSWMGEETKQKAIEKLHAIERKLGYPDTWRDYSALSIGSDSYIKNYFRAMVFEWNRMIAKLGRPVDRTEWHISPATVNAYYNPLYNEILFPAAILQPPFFHERADDALNYGAIGSVIGHELTHGFDDQGSQFDAKGNRKNWWNEEDKRKFEEKAGMLVEQYNAYEVLPGKYINGELTLGENIADLGGLTIAYDAFQKSQKGREFLQIDDMTPDARFFASFAIGERGKMRDELAAQMLIVDPHSPAKARVNNIVSNMDEFYNVFRVTEQDKLYRLPEKRAKIW; encoded by the coding sequence ATGAACCATATCGACAAAGAAGATTTTGACGAATCAGTGTCTCCCGGAGACGATTTTTTTCAGTATGTAAACGGCGGATGGTTGGAGAGTACAGAAATACCTCCCGCGGAAAGTACATGGGGTACGTTTTATATTCTTCGCGACCAGAGCAATGCTCAACTAAGAGAGATTGCGGAAGATTTGCTGGAGGATAACAATAGGGAAAAGGGGAGTAATGAGCAAAAAATCCGTGATTTTTATAAAACGGGAATGGATATGAGTACGCGAAATGAGCATGGTATAAAAGCCATTCAAGAAGAGCTGTATAGAACGAATGTTGATACGAAAGAAGATGTTATTCAGACACTCGCCCGTTTCCATACTCTGGGTATCGGTGCTTTGTGGATGCCCTATATAGAATCGGATGATAAAAATGTGGATGTTATGATTTTTCGCCTGCATCAGGCGGGTATCGGACTTCCGGACAGAGAGTACTATCTTGCAAAAGACAGTGAGCGGGAACAAATTCGGCAGAAGTATGTATCTCACATAGTGCGCATATTTTTGCTTATTGGTAAAAATGAAGAAGAAGCCCGAAAGGGCGCGGATAGTGTTTATGCTATTGAGCATGCGCTTGCTGAAGTATCCATGACGCGTACCAAGCTTCGGGATATAGCGGCACAGCACAATAAAATGACGCGTGAGAATCTTGCAATATCGTATCCCGCTATTCCGTGGGCGGCATATTTTTCTGCCGTTAATCTTCCGGATACGGAGCAGGAAATTATTGTAGATCAGCCGGAATTTTTCACAGCGATAGAAAAACTATTACAAACGCTATCATTCGAAGACTGGCGTTTATATCTTACGTGGTGTCTTGTTCACGCCGCCGCTCCTTTTTTAAGTGAAGAATTCATTAATGAAAACTTTGCATTTTACGGACGTGTGCTTGGTGGTGCAAAAGAGTTGCGTCCGCTCTGGAAACGCGTAATTACGGTGCTTGATGGCGTATTGGGAGAATGTATTGGTCAGGAGTATGTAAAACGTTATTTCAGCAAAACAGCAAAGGAGCGTATTAATGAATTGGTTGATAATCTCATTCTTGCCTATGAGGATCGTATTAAAAATCTTTCATGGATGGGTGAAGAAACAAAACAAAAAGCGATTGAAAAATTACACGCTATTGAAAGAAAATTGGGCTATCCTGATACATGGCGGGATTATTCTGCGCTTTCCATAGGAAGCGATTCATATATAAAAAACTATTTTCGGGCAATGGTGTTTGAATGGAATCGGATGATTGCCAAATTAGGCCGTCCGGTGGATCGTACGGAATGGCATATATCTCCGGCAACCGTTAATGCTTATTACAACCCGCTCTACAATGAGATTTTGTTTCCTGCCGCCATCTTACAGCCCCCGTTTTTTCATGAGCGCGCTGATGATGCTCTTAACTATGGCGCAATTGGTTCGGTAATCGGACACGAACTCACACATGGATTCGATGATCAAGGAAGTCAATTTGACGCAAAAGGAAATCGAAAGAACTGGTGGAATGAGGAGGATAAGAGAAAGTTTGAAGAAAAAGCCGGCATGTTGGTCGAGCAATATAATGCGTACGAAGTACTCCCGGGAAAATATATAAACGGCGAACTTACATTAGGGGAAAATATTGCCGATTTAGGCGGTCTTACCATTGCTTATGATGCGTTTCAAAAATCACAGAAAGGAAGGGAATTTCTTCAGATAGATGACATGACACCAGATGCACGGTTTTTTGCCAGTTTTGCCATTGGAGAGCGCGGTAAGATGCGCGATGAGCTTGCGGCACAGATGCTTATTGTCGATCCGCACTCACCGGCGAAAGCGCGGGTAAATAATATTGTTTCCAATATGGATGAATTTTATAATGTTTTTCGTGTTACGGAGCAAGATAAACTTTATCGTTTACCGGAAAAACGGGCAAAAATTTGGTAA
- the xth gene encoding exodeoxyribonuclease III, whose amino-acid sequence MKLVSWNVNGLRAVHKREEFLPFLSAIKPNILCLQETKAHPDQLPKELTEIPGYYAYFASSEVKKGYSGVALYTKREPKRINTKLGISKFDEEGRMIEVEYDDFMLFTVYFPNGGQGSHRIEYKLEFYDAFLSYIEKLRKKGKNIIFCGDVNTAHEAIDLARPKENEKNTGFLPEERAWLDELAAQGYIDTYRHFNPEKTGAYTYWDMKTFARDRNVGWRIDYFFTHATYMKNVKKADILANIYGSDHCPVTLELI is encoded by the coding sequence ATGAAATTAGTATCTTGGAATGTAAATGGTCTTCGAGCCGTGCATAAACGGGAAGAATTTTTGCCGTTTTTAAGCGCGATAAAACCGAACATACTCTGTTTGCAGGAAACAAAGGCGCATCCTGATCAATTGCCAAAGGAGCTCACGGAAATTCCCGGGTATTATGCTTACTTTGCATCTTCTGAGGTAAAAAAAGGATATAGCGGAGTAGCTTTATATACAAAACGAGAGCCAAAACGTATAAATACAAAGTTGGGAATTTCCAAATTTGACGAAGAAGGACGTATGATAGAAGTGGAATATGACGACTTTATGTTGTTCACGGTATATTTTCCGAATGGCGGCCAGGGTTCGCACCGGATCGAATACAAACTTGAGTTCTATGATGCATTTCTTTCATACATAGAAAAATTACGGAAGAAAGGGAAAAATATTATTTTCTGTGGGGATGTAAATACGGCGCATGAAGCAATTGATTTGGCGCGCCCGAAAGAAAACGAAAAAAATACCGGCTTTCTGCCAGAGGAACGCGCCTGGTTGGATGAGCTTGCGGCGCAGGGATACATTGATACATATCGGCATTTTAATCCGGAAAAGACGGGGGCGTACACGTATTGGGATATGAAAACATTTGCTCGCGACCGCAATGTTGGCTGGCGGATCGATTATTTTTTTACCCATGCCACCTATATGAAGAATGTAAAAAAAGCAGATATCCTCGCAAATATCTACGGCTCGGACCACTGTCCGGTGACATTAGAGCTTATATAA
- a CDS encoding cytochrome C biogenesis protein, translated as MFDVSLFVAFGAGIVSFLSPCVLPIVPGFLAYLAGSSLDTADTTGRREIFINSIFFVLGFSVIFAVLGVILNGFLQAAAYTLQEWLSRVGGAVIIMFGLYLTGLISLPFLEKSHTVRVTKTFQSRYVTSFVFGTAFAVGWTPCVGAALGVILGLAATNPGTALYLLFSYALGLGLPFLLVGFFAAQAAGVINRYAEKLHYITVVFGGILIILGILVFTQSLSQIANFELLNRWLLRE; from the coding sequence ATGTTTGACGTATCTCTTTTTGTGGCGTTTGGTGCCGGTATTGTGTCGTTTCTTTCCCCTTGCGTGCTTCCCATTGTACCGGGATTTTTGGCTTATTTGGCAGGTTCTTCACTCGACACAGCGGATACAACTGGGCGCCGTGAAATTTTTATAAACAGCATATTTTTTGTTTTGGGGTTTTCCGTTATATTTGCTGTTTTAGGGGTAATACTAAATGGTTTTTTGCAGGCGGCAGCATATACACTGCAGGAATGGCTTTCCCGTGTAGGAGGTGCTGTTATTATTATGTTCGGCCTTTACCTTACCGGTCTTATATCCTTACCATTTCTTGAAAAATCTCATACAGTACGCGTAACAAAAACATTTCAATCGCGCTATGTAACATCCTTTGTATTTGGAACAGCATTTGCTGTAGGGTGGACACCCTGTGTAGGAGCGGCATTGGGAGTTATTCTCGGTCTAGCGGCGACTAACCCGGGAACGGCACTGTATCTTTTGTTTTCTTATGCGTTAGGGTTGGGATTGCCGTTTTTGTTGGTAGGATTTTTTGCGGCGCAAGCGGCAGGTGTTATAAATCGGTATGCGGAAAAATTGCATTATATAACAGTTGTATTCGGCGGTATTCTTATTATTCTTGGTATTTTGGTATTTACACAGAGTCTTTCCCAGATAGCCAATTTTGAACTTTTAAATAGATGGCTTTTACGGGAATAG
- a CDS encoding disulfide bond formation protein DsbA codes for MEESSKTNILSIPIAIVIAGVLIAGAVYMGTSNKAGIAENRQPQVAEQQQSGNLDQMAPITSEDHIRGNPNAQVIIVEYSDYECPFCKGFHLTMQRIVDEYGDKVAWVYRHFPLDSIHSKARSEALAAECAAELGGNDAFWKFTDRFFELTPSNNQTDTATVLPQIAREIGLNEPQFASCLTSGRYDDHIQANLDNGIATGGNGTPWSIVVTKSGKKYPLSGAQPYASVKQFIDLALQEK; via the coding sequence ATGGAAGAATCATCAAAAACAAATATATTATCAATCCCCATAGCAATTGTCATTGCCGGAGTACTCATTGCCGGAGCTGTTTACATGGGCACTAGTAATAAGGCGGGCATTGCAGAAAACCGGCAGCCGCAAGTTGCTGAACAACAGCAATCAGGAAATCTCGATCAGATGGCTCCCATTACAAGCGAGGACCATATTCGCGGCAATCCGAATGCCCAAGTTATAATCGTCGAGTATTCCGATTACGAATGCCCGTTCTGTAAAGGATTCCATTTGACTATGCAGAGAATTGTTGATGAGTATGGCGACAAAGTTGCATGGGTCTATCGGCACTTTCCGCTCGATTCCATTCACTCAAAAGCGCGCTCGGAAGCGTTGGCGGCAGAGTGTGCCGCAGAGCTTGGCGGTAACGATGCTTTCTGGAAGTTTACTGATCGCTTCTTCGAGCTGACGCCGTCAAATAATCAAACAGACACGGCTACCGTACTGCCGCAAATCGCGCGTGAGATTGGACTTAACGAACCACAGTTTGCTTCATGTCTCACAAGTGGAAGGTACGATGACCACATTCAAGCAAATCTCGATAACGGTATTGCAACCGGCGGAAACGGTACTCCATGGAGTATTGTTGTTACAAAGAGTGGTAAAAAATACCCGCTCTCGGGCGCACAGCCGTACGCATCAGTGAAGCAGTTCATTGATCTTGCGCTCCAAGAGAAATAA
- a CDS encoding response regulator has translation MDAKKKILLIDDDMAMGKTLSDYLGKIGYEVHSALDGEKGFAEAKDWMPDIILLDMIMPVMNGMETLKALREDPQTEKLPVIILTNVEMPEEVSEVMQMGSVYYLIKANYSMEDIEKKIKSVLAE, from the coding sequence ATGGATGCAAAAAAGAAAATTCTCCTTATTGACGATGACATGGCAATGGGGAAAACACTCAGTGATTATCTGGGGAAAATAGGATACGAGGTACATTCGGCACTTGACGGGGAAAAGGGTTTTGCAGAGGCAAAGGATTGGATGCCGGATATTATTCTTCTCGATATGATCATGCCTGTTATGAATGGCATGGAGACGTTAAAAGCGTTACGGGAAGATCCGCAAACAGAGAAACTTCCGGTGATTATACTTACGAACGTGGAAATGCCGGAAGAGGTTTCCGAGGTTATGCAGATGGGAAGCGTTTACTACTTAATAAAAGCGAATTATAGTATGGAGGATATTGAGAAGAAGATTAAAAGTGTTCTTGCTGAATAA
- a CDS encoding thiol-disulfide isomerase, with the protein MGVIIFLESGKVDMVKIQDGLGDLNISLFGTDDDSSQDRIQKKQEQYEFAKEISTPDGFINTDGSTIEELIGEKIILVDFWTYSCINCQRTIPYLNSWHEKYADEGLVILGIHTPEFEFEKEYANVKRAVEQFGIMYPVILDNDFSTWQSYKNRYWPRKYLIDIDGFIVYDHIGEGGYNETEEKIVELLNERRGVLGEQGNVSINTASPVGVESITDVRTPETYLGAKRVEYLANLPSEKCISMSCTYEVRGEIEQNTFQLQGVWQLRPEESTLISGEGSLFLHFFAGKVNVVAGSETPVEAELYLDGKRVEDEFAGAHVKNGSVIFQNHDLYNLIDLKGDAGAHILEIRVKKSGLSAFAFTFG; encoded by the coding sequence ATGGGCGTCATTATATTTTTGGAGTCTGGTAAAGTTGATATGGTAAAAATTCAGGATGGTCTGGGCGATCTTAATATATCATTATTTGGCACGGACGATGATTCCTCACAGGACCGTATTCAGAAAAAACAGGAACAATATGAATTTGCAAAAGAAATTTCTACGCCTGACGGATTTATAAATACGGATGGCAGTACAATTGAAGAGCTTATAGGAGAGAAAATTATCCTGGTTGATTTTTGGACCTATTCCTGTATTAATTGTCAGCGTACAATTCCTTATCTTAACTCATGGCATGAAAAATATGCCGACGAAGGATTGGTCATTCTCGGTATTCATACGCCGGAATTTGAATTCGAAAAAGAATATGCAAATGTAAAACGTGCGGTAGAACAATTTGGTATTATGTATCCGGTCATTCTTGATAATGATTTTTCTACCTGGCAATCGTACAAAAACCGCTACTGGCCGCGAAAATATCTTATTGATATAGATGGCTTTATTGTATACGATCACATTGGAGAAGGTGGATACAATGAGACGGAAGAAAAGATAGTAGAACTCTTAAATGAGCGGCGGGGCGTATTGGGAGAACAGGGGAATGTTTCCATAAATACCGCCTCTCCCGTAGGCGTTGAAAGCATTACGGACGTTCGCACACCGGAGACATATTTGGGTGCAAAACGGGTGGAATATTTGGCAAACCTCCCGTCGGAAAAATGCATAAGCATGTCATGTACGTATGAGGTCCGAGGGGAGATAGAACAAAATACATTTCAGCTACAGGGCGTATGGCAATTACGTCCCGAGGAATCTACGCTTATTTCCGGAGAAGGATCTTTATTTCTTCATTTCTTTGCCGGCAAGGTAAATGTGGTGGCGGGATCTGAAACTCCTGTTGAGGCCGAATTATATCTCGATGGAAAACGCGTTGAGGATGAATTTGCCGGTGCGCATGTAAAAAATGGATCTGTCATATTCCAAAATCACGATCTTTATAATCTTATCGATCTTAAGGGAGATGCCGGTGCTCATATTCTTGAAATCCGCGTGAAAAAATCAGGACTTTCCGCGTTTGCTTTTACGTTTGGATAA
- a CDS encoding glycosyl transferase — translation MDKTMTVSFVISAYNEEATLGQVLDMVREAVLPVGITREIIAIDNGSHDGTADIIKSYSDVRMISLSPNRGKGGALKVGFAEARGDIVMIQDADMEYNAADYPALLEPILSGRTEMVVGRRPLSVVPFSEGVRNVQHVLPYIGNKIVMKYFINWLYGDSASDYACAYKVFTKKLVDSITVKANGFDYEFELVCRAMRKRVPLVEVPVRYYPRTYEEGKKIRTMDGLKILRTALRSRFFN, via the coding sequence ATGGATAAAACGATGACCGTTTCTTTTGTAATTTCGGCGTATAATGAAGAGGCGACACTCGGACAAGTTTTAGATATGGTAAGAGAGGCGGTATTACCCGTGGGTATTACGCGGGAGATAATTGCCATTGATAATGGATCGCATGATGGAACAGCTGATATTATCAAAAGTTATTCTGATGTGCGCATGATTTCTCTTTCTCCTAATCGTGGTAAGGGAGGTGCCTTGAAGGTGGGGTTTGCAGAAGCGAGGGGAGATATTGTTATGATTCAGGATGCCGATATGGAATATAACGCCGCTGATTATCCGGCATTACTGGAGCCGATTCTTTCGGGACGTACGGAGATGGTGGTGGGGCGTCGGCCGCTTTCGGTGGTACCGTTTTCTGAAGGTGTCAGAAACGTACAGCATGTGCTTCCATATATCGGCAATAAGATTGTCATGAAATATTTTATTAACTGGCTTTATGGAGATTCGGCGTCCGATTATGCATGCGCTTATAAAGTGTTTACTAAAAAACTGGTGGACAGCATTACCGTAAAGGCAAATGGATTTGATTATGAGTTTGAATTGGTTTGTAGAGCAATGCGGAAGAGAGTGCCTCTTGTGGAAGTACCTGTGCGGTATTATCCGCGCACTTATGAGGAAGGAAAAAAAATCAGAACAATGGATGGACTTAAAATTTTACGAACGGCTCTAAGAAGTAGGTTTTTTAATTGA
- a CDS encoding cupin domain-containing protein yields the protein MKGYIINIEKSTKDNTDYRRVLYTAKHSQLVIMNIRPGEEIEEEVHDLDQFIRFEAGEGVVILDGVEHNVKADDAVIIPEGTRHTVVNTGSVDLKLYTVYSPPEHKDSVLQKTKADEHEEHFDGVTTE from the coding sequence ATGAAAGGATATATCATTAACATTGAAAAATCTACAAAAGATAATACCGATTATCGGCGAGTTTTATATACGGCAAAACACAGTCAGCTTGTTATTATGAATATACGCCCGGGCGAGGAAATCGAGGAGGAAGTGCATGATCTTGATCAGTTTATACGCTTTGAGGCGGGGGAAGGTGTGGTGATACTCGACGGCGTTGAGCATAATGTAAAAGCGGATGATGCCGTTATAATTCCGGAAGGCACGCGTCATACAGTTGTAAATACGGGTTCTGTTGACCTTAAGCTTTATACAGTATATTCTCCTCCGGAACACAAGGATAGTGTTCTGCAGAAAACGAAAGCAGATGAGCATGAAGAACATTTTGATGGCGTAACAACAGAATAG
- the msrA gene encoding peptide-methionine (S)-S-oxide reductase, whose amino-acid sequence MKNNLKIATFGAGCFWGVEAAFRKIKGIEDTAVGYMGGKTENPTYEDVCGNTTGHAEVVQIEYDPEIVSYKELLDVFWKIHNPTTMNRQGPDIGSQYRSVIFFHTPEQEAMACASKHALSESHAYDDPVVTEVVPADVFYRAEEYHQRYFEKNGGGTCHI is encoded by the coding sequence ATGAAAAATAATTTAAAAATAGCCACTTTCGGCGCGGGATGCTTTTGGGGTGTGGAGGCGGCATTTCGGAAAATAAAAGGTATAGAGGATACGGCTGTGGGATATATGGGCGGGAAGACGGAAAATCCGACATATGAGGATGTGTGCGGCAACACAACGGGACATGCCGAGGTGGTGCAAATAGAGTATGATCCGGAGATTGTTTCTTATAAAGAGCTCTTGGACGTATTTTGGAAGATTCATAACCCCACAACGATGAATCGCCAGGGACCGGATATCGGTTCGCAGTATCGATCGGTCATCTTTTTTCATACGCCGGAACAGGAAGCTATGGCGTGCGCATCAAAGCATGCACTTAGCGAATCTCATGCGTATGACGATCCGGTTGTAACGGAGGTTGTGCCTGCGGACGTATTTTATAGGGCAGAGGAATACCATCAGCGTTATTTTGAAAAAAATGGCGGAGGAACGTGCCATATATAA
- a CDS encoding DNA-3-methyladenine glycosylase I, whose translation MNIKKNGITNANSHTRRCAWIKGDTLMTAYHDAEWGVSLHDDKKLFEFLILESFQAGLSWKTILYKRDNFRKAFDNFDIKKISLYDDRKIHTLLNDRGIIRNRLKICAAIKNARLIINIKETYGSFDAYIWNCVPGLPLQNAWKHVSNIPARTKESDFMSICLKKYGFQFIGSTTCYAFMQAIGMVNDHTIDCFRYKEVCESRSVSNK comes from the coding sequence ATGAATATAAAAAAGAACGGTATAACAAACGCAAATTCACATACACGTCGTTGTGCGTGGATAAAAGGAGACACCCTTATGACAGCATATCATGATGCTGAATGGGGTGTTTCTTTACATGATGATAAAAAATTATTTGAATTTCTTATCCTCGAATCTTTTCAGGCAGGATTAAGCTGGAAAACCATTTTATATAAACGAGATAATTTTAGAAAAGCATTTGATAATTTTGATATTAAAAAAATTTCATTGTATGACGATAGAAAAATACATACGCTTCTTAATGACCGCGGGATTATTCGTAATCGTCTGAAAATATGCGCCGCAATAAAAAATGCCCGTTTAATTATTAATATAAAAGAAACATACGGTAGTTTTGATGCGTATATATGGAACTGTGTTCCGGGACTTCCACTGCAGAATGCATGGAAGCATGTAAGTAATATTCCTGCGCGCACAAAAGAATCCGATTTTATGAGTATATGTTTAAAAAAGTATGGATTTCAGTTTATTGGCTCGACCACGTGTTATGCTTTTATGCAGGCAATCGGAATGGTAAATGATCATACAATTGACTGTTTTAGGTATAAAGAGGTATGCGAGTCACGTTCTGTGTCTAATAAATAA